In Streptomyces sp. NBC_00414, a single window of DNA contains:
- a CDS encoding LysR family transcriptional regulator, which produces MKMTVDDLKFFQVVAASETLTAASRQLGWSLPVVSKRLSALESRLDVRLVQRGTRRLVLTSEGALYASGLDSILDRLRELEDLVTERSGELRGSLVVQATLGLGRAHVAPLLAEFAASHPQLQVQLDTSALPLRPHRRKFDVAVHVGSPPDSSLRMRRLAENRRVPCAAPSYLERRGAPTCVEDLARHDCIVLRENEGDYALWRFGDVGDPRHVRVRGPLQSNDGDIVTGWALEGRGVVMRSEWHVRPHMERGDLVRVLPNVPTPAADIYALLEDDGHVPRRVTELIEHLAARMPGRLARPA; this is translated from the coding sequence ATGAAGATGACCGTCGACGACCTGAAGTTCTTCCAGGTCGTGGCAGCCAGCGAGACGCTCACGGCGGCGTCCCGCCAACTCGGCTGGTCGCTTCCGGTGGTCAGCAAGCGGCTGAGCGCACTCGAAAGCCGTCTCGACGTACGACTCGTCCAGCGGGGCACGCGTCGACTGGTGCTGACCTCGGAGGGTGCCCTGTACGCGAGCGGACTCGACTCGATCCTCGATCGGCTCCGGGAGCTGGAGGACCTGGTGACCGAACGGTCCGGGGAACTGCGTGGCTCCCTGGTCGTCCAGGCGACCCTGGGCCTCGGACGCGCGCATGTCGCCCCGCTGCTTGCGGAGTTCGCGGCGTCGCATCCTCAGCTCCAGGTGCAGCTGGACACCTCGGCGCTGCCTCTGCGACCGCACCGGCGGAAGTTCGACGTGGCCGTCCACGTGGGAAGCCCGCCCGACTCCTCGCTGCGGATGCGCAGGCTGGCGGAGAACCGTCGCGTGCCCTGCGCGGCGCCCTCGTACCTGGAGCGACGCGGCGCGCCCACCTGCGTCGAGGATCTCGCACGGCACGACTGCATCGTGCTGCGCGAGAACGAGGGGGACTACGCGCTCTGGCGGTTCGGCGACGTCGGCGATCCGCGACATGTGCGGGTGCGCGGTCCGCTGCAGAGCAACGACGGGGACATCGTGACCGGTTGGGCGCTGGAGGGCCGTGGCGTCGTCATGCGCTCGGAGTGGCACGTCCGCCCTCACATGGAGCGCGGGGACCTGGTCCGTGTACTGCCGAACGTCCCGACACCCGCGGCCGACATCTATGCCCTGCTCGAAGACGACGGACATGTTCCCCGCCGGGTGACCGAACTGATCGAGCACCTCGCCGCGCGTATGCCGGGACGCTTGGCACGGCCGGCCTGA
- a CDS encoding dipeptidase, producing the protein MDDTDLAARVAGLMPRAKADLTELVAIPSVADPRQYPPEKCREAAQWVADAFTEAGLEDVHLARTPDGSHAVLGHRPPPPGAPTVLLYCHYDVQPPLDEAAWTTEPFALTERDGRWYGRGTADCKGNIVMHLTALRALGDDLPVGIRFVAEGSEEQGTGGLEQYVEQHPEQFTADALLVCDTGNAAVGVGTATITLRGLVNVVVTFSSLRGEVHSGMFGGPAPDALAALIQTLSTLRDPETGATRVQGMDCEGTWEGVGYDEQRFRADAGVLNGVQLTGTGSVADRLWARPALTVLGIDCPPVVGSAAAVPHTARARVSLRIPPGTDPSAALDALTRHLTEETPWGVQVSIETEGTGSPFRADTDGPAYTALDTAVRQVYGKPLAHLGQGGSIPLCNVLADTCPGAEIILMGVEEPKCLIHAPDESVDPTEIQNMAHVEAAFLLAYAGTPSSGLGAS; encoded by the coding sequence ATGGACGACACCGATCTCGCGGCCCGTGTCGCCGGGCTCATGCCCCGGGCCAAGGCCGACCTCACCGAACTCGTCGCGATCCCCTCGGTCGCCGACCCCCGCCAGTACCCGCCCGAGAAGTGCCGGGAGGCCGCCCAGTGGGTCGCCGACGCCTTCACCGAGGCGGGTCTGGAAGACGTCCACCTCGCGCGGACCCCGGACGGCAGTCACGCCGTGCTCGGCCACCGGCCGCCCCCGCCCGGCGCACCCACCGTCCTTCTCTACTGCCACTACGACGTCCAGCCCCCGCTCGACGAAGCCGCCTGGACCACCGAGCCCTTCGCACTCACCGAACGCGACGGACGCTGGTACGGGCGCGGCACCGCGGACTGCAAGGGCAACATCGTCATGCACCTCACCGCGCTGCGGGCACTCGGCGACGACCTCCCCGTCGGCATCCGGTTCGTCGCGGAAGGCTCCGAGGAACAGGGCACCGGCGGCCTGGAGCAGTACGTCGAGCAGCATCCCGAGCAGTTCACGGCGGACGCTCTCCTGGTGTGCGACACGGGCAACGCGGCCGTCGGCGTCGGCACGGCGACCATCACGCTGCGCGGCCTGGTCAATGTCGTCGTCACCTTCAGCAGCCTGCGGGGCGAGGTCCACTCCGGCATGTTCGGAGGACCCGCGCCCGATGCCCTGGCCGCCCTGATCCAGACCCTGTCGACACTGCGCGACCCGGAGACCGGCGCCACGCGCGTGCAGGGGATGGACTGCGAGGGCACCTGGGAGGGCGTCGGCTACGACGAGCAGCGGTTCCGTGCCGACGCCGGTGTCCTGAACGGTGTGCAGCTGACCGGGACCGGAAGCGTCGCCGACCGGCTGTGGGCCCGTCCGGCCCTCACCGTCCTCGGCATCGACTGCCCGCCCGTCGTCGGATCGGCCGCCGCGGTGCCGCACACCGCACGCGCGCGCGTCAGCCTGCGCATCCCGCCGGGCACCGACCCGTCGGCCGCCCTCGACGCCCTGACCCGGCACCTCACCGAGGAGACACCCTGGGGCGTGCAGGTCTCCATCGAGACCGAGGGCACGGGCTCCCCGTTCCGCGCCGACACGGACGGCCCCGCGTACACGGCCCTGGACACCGCCGTGCGGCAGGTCTACGGCAAGCCCCTGGCCCACCTGGGCCAGGGCGGATCCATCCCGCTGTGCAACGTCCTCGCCGACACCTGCCCCGGGGCGGAGATCATCCTCATGGGCGTCGAGGAACCGAAGTGCCTCATCCACGCGCCCGACGAGAGCGTCGACCCCACGGAGATCCAGAACATGGCCCATGTCGAAGCCGCGTTCCTCCTTGCCTACGCGGGCACGCCCTCGTCCGGTTTGGGGGCGTCCTGA
- a CDS encoding tartrate dehydrogenase — protein sequence MPQRYRIAAVPGDGIGREVVPEGLRCLRAAADAYGFVLDVEEFDFASADYWTRHGEMMPKDWRDVLGGFDAIFFGAVGWPEVVPDHVSLWGSLLQIRRGFDQYVNLRPVRLLRGVRGPLRDHGPGDIDFYVVRENTEGEYSSIGGRIFEGTERETVLQETVMTRVGVDRVLRYAFELADSRPRRHLTWATKSNGISISMPYWDERASEMAGRYPRVTADKDHIDILAAKFVLRPDRYDVVVASNLFGDILSDLGPACTGTIGIAPSANINPERDRPSLFEPVHGSAPDIAGRGIANPVGQIWSGAMMLEHLGEAAAAAGTVAAIESVLERQPAVLTPDLGGNGTTAALGSAVAEQIGLGAGLLKEEEERAARPDHH from the coding sequence GTGCCACAGCGTTACCGCATCGCCGCCGTACCCGGGGACGGCATCGGCCGGGAAGTCGTTCCCGAAGGGCTGCGGTGCCTGCGCGCCGCCGCCGACGCGTACGGCTTCGTACTCGACGTGGAGGAGTTCGACTTCGCGAGCGCCGACTACTGGACGCGCCACGGGGAGATGATGCCGAAGGACTGGCGCGACGTGCTGGGGGGCTTCGACGCGATCTTCTTCGGCGCGGTCGGCTGGCCCGAGGTCGTGCCCGACCATGTGTCGCTGTGGGGAAGCCTGCTGCAGATACGGCGAGGGTTCGACCAGTACGTCAATCTGCGGCCGGTCCGCCTGCTGCGGGGTGTGCGCGGTCCCCTGCGCGACCACGGTCCGGGAGACATCGACTTCTACGTGGTGCGCGAGAACACCGAGGGCGAGTACTCCAGCATCGGCGGGCGGATCTTCGAGGGCACCGAGCGCGAGACCGTGCTGCAGGAGACCGTGATGACCCGGGTCGGCGTCGACCGCGTACTGCGTTACGCCTTCGAGCTCGCCGACTCGCGACCGCGCAGGCACCTGACCTGGGCGACCAAGAGCAACGGGATCTCGATCTCCATGCCCTACTGGGACGAGCGGGCGAGCGAGATGGCCGGGCGCTACCCGCGGGTGACCGCCGACAAGGACCACATCGACATCCTGGCGGCCAAGTTCGTGCTGCGGCCCGACCGGTACGACGTCGTCGTCGCGAGCAACCTGTTCGGTGACATCCTCTCCGACCTGGGCCCGGCCTGTACCGGCACGATCGGGATAGCTCCGAGCGCGAACATCAACCCGGAACGCGACCGTCCGAGCCTGTTCGAGCCCGTGCACGGGTCGGCTCCCGACATCGCGGGGCGCGGCATCGCCAACCCGGTCGGGCAGATCTGGAGCGGAGCGATGATGCTGGAGCACCTGGGCGAGGCCGCGGCCGCGGCGGGCACCGTCGCCGCCATCGAGTCGGTCCTGGAGCGGCAGCCCGCCGTGCTCACGCCCGACCTCGGCGGGAACGGGACGACGGCGGCGCTGGGATCGGCCGTCGCAGAGCAGATCGGCCTTGGGGCCGGACTCCTGAAGGAAGAGGAAGAGCGTGCCGCGCGTCCTGATCACCACTGA
- a CDS encoding class II aldolase/adducin family protein has translation MSRQDLVPIPEEELIFRLPTPFTDPAVERRHRKERLAGALRLFGRFGFEEGVAGHITARDPEFPDHFWVNPFGVSFKHVKVSDLLLVNHQGEVVQGRHRVNRAAFAIHAAVHAARPDAVGAAHSHSVYGKALSATGQRLEPLTQDACAFYEDHGCYENYSGVADDPAEGRRIAEALGGHKAVILRNHGLLTAAGSVDAAAYWFITMERSAQAQLAAKAAGPTIQIPHEEAKFTYGQVGFDLAGWFQFQPLFDQISRTDPDLFD, from the coding sequence CTGAGCCGGCAGGACCTGGTGCCGATCCCGGAAGAAGAACTGATCTTCCGGCTTCCCACCCCGTTCACCGATCCGGCCGTCGAGCGACGCCATCGCAAGGAACGGCTGGCCGGCGCACTGCGCCTCTTCGGCCGGTTCGGGTTCGAGGAAGGCGTCGCCGGACACATCACCGCACGCGACCCGGAGTTCCCGGATCACTTCTGGGTCAACCCGTTCGGTGTGTCCTTCAAGCACGTGAAGGTCAGTGACCTGCTGCTCGTCAACCACCAGGGTGAGGTCGTCCAGGGCCGTCACCGGGTGAACCGGGCCGCCTTCGCCATCCACGCGGCCGTCCACGCGGCACGACCCGACGCGGTCGGCGCCGCCCACAGCCACTCCGTGTACGGCAAGGCCCTGTCGGCGACGGGCCAGCGGCTCGAACCGCTCACCCAGGACGCCTGCGCGTTCTACGAGGACCACGGCTGCTACGAGAACTACTCGGGTGTGGCCGACGACCCCGCGGAGGGCCGGCGTATCGCCGAGGCGCTCGGCGGCCACAAGGCGGTCATCCTGCGGAACCACGGACTGCTCACCGCGGCGGGCTCGGTCGACGCCGCCGCGTACTGGTTCATCACCATGGAACGATCGGCCCAGGCCCAGCTCGCCGCCAAGGCGGCGGGACCGACGATCCAGATCCCGCACGAAGAGGCCAAGTTCACCTACGGGCAGGTGGGCTTCGATCTGGCTGGCTGGTTCCAGTTCCAGCCCCTCTTCGACCAGATCTCCCGCACGGACCCTGACCTCTTCGACTAG
- a CDS encoding GAF and ANTAR domain-containing protein, whose translation MVGDPWPAEAVVRAATGPDLERGTAQRVAEALCAELPVDAVTLALWTDTPERRMLFATSPAAQRLEELQFEVGEGPCVTAATTGRPLMVEDLQGTVTQWPLFGPLAREQLPTVGAIYAFPLVEGDAHLGSADMLRFEAGPLGAEAEAAATLAVRAAALILLTAKVSPALDIHWRRTHVATGVMAERLGITPAEALARLRSMALGTGRPLPDLTEDVLARSG comes from the coding sequence ATGGTCGGCGACCCGTGGCCCGCTGAAGCGGTGGTCCGGGCAGCCACCGGGCCGGACCTGGAGCGCGGAACGGCCCAGCGGGTGGCCGAGGCCCTGTGCGCGGAGCTGCCGGTGGACGCGGTCACGCTGGCGCTGTGGACGGACACACCGGAGAGGCGGATGCTGTTCGCCACGAGCCCGGCGGCCCAGCGCCTGGAGGAGCTGCAGTTCGAGGTGGGCGAAGGCCCGTGCGTGACGGCCGCGACGACCGGTCGGCCGCTCATGGTCGAGGACCTCCAGGGAACCGTGACCCAGTGGCCGCTGTTCGGCCCTCTGGCGCGGGAGCAGCTGCCCACGGTGGGGGCCATCTACGCGTTTCCGCTGGTGGAGGGCGACGCCCATCTCGGATCGGCCGACATGCTGCGGTTCGAGGCCGGTCCGCTGGGGGCCGAGGCGGAGGCGGCCGCGACACTGGCCGTACGGGCCGCGGCGCTCATCCTGCTCACGGCGAAGGTGAGTCCCGCGCTGGACATCCACTGGCGGCGTACCCATGTGGCGACGGGCGTGATGGCCGAACGGCTGGGCATCACACCCGCCGAAGCGCTGGCGCGGCTGCGGTCCATGGCCCTGGGAACGGGGCGCCCACTGCCCGACCTGACCGAAGACGTGCTGGCCCGCAGCGGCTAG
- a CDS encoding NAD(P)-dependent oxidoreductase yields MPRVLITTDYLRPGDEVDEYFRAAGLETRHAPMVGRRDPEDLVSALAGIDAALVANEPLSADVLARAPRLRVVVRTGVGHDSVDIEAAGRLGVSVSNLPGINANAVAEYTLGLLLASARRLVHSAAGVREGGWPREDGHELRGATLGLVGYGAAARAVVPLALAFGMDVVCATGVPEARRGDLAVRFVPFDELLAVSDYVSIHTALTDRTRGLFDASAFARMKAEAVLVNTARGAVVDEQALADAVRTGGIAGAALDVVTQEPLPAGSPLRGVEGITVYSHLAGQTAQARRAAGLAGAAELVAALEGRPRFAVN; encoded by the coding sequence GTGCCGCGCGTCCTGATCACCACTGACTATCTGCGTCCCGGCGACGAGGTGGACGAGTACTTCCGGGCCGCCGGTCTTGAGACGCGCCACGCTCCGATGGTCGGACGGCGCGATCCGGAGGACCTCGTGTCGGCGCTCGCCGGGATCGACGCGGCGCTCGTCGCGAACGAGCCCCTGAGCGCCGATGTGCTCGCCCGCGCCCCGCGACTGCGGGTGGTGGTGCGTACGGGGGTCGGCCACGACTCCGTCGACATCGAGGCCGCGGGCCGACTCGGTGTCAGCGTGAGCAACCTGCCCGGGATCAACGCGAACGCCGTCGCCGAGTACACGCTCGGCCTGCTGCTCGCCTCGGCGCGCCGTCTGGTCCACAGTGCCGCGGGCGTGCGCGAGGGAGGGTGGCCGCGCGAGGACGGTCACGAGCTCCGCGGGGCGACACTCGGCCTCGTCGGTTACGGCGCGGCCGCTCGCGCCGTCGTACCGCTGGCCCTTGCGTTCGGCATGGACGTGGTGTGCGCCACCGGTGTCCCCGAGGCTCGACGCGGTGACCTCGCGGTGCGGTTCGTTCCCTTCGACGAACTGCTGGCCGTCTCCGACTACGTGTCGATCCACACCGCGCTGACCGACAGGACCCGGGGGCTGTTCGACGCCTCCGCCTTCGCACGGATGAAGGCGGAGGCCGTACTCGTCAACACCGCCCGCGGAGCCGTCGTCGACGAACAGGCGCTCGCCGACGCGGTCCGCACGGGCGGCATCGCGGGTGCGGCACTCGACGTGGTGACACAGGAACCACTCCCTGCGGGGAGTCCCCTGCGCGGCGTCGAGGGAATCACCGTCTACTCCCATCTCGCGGGCCAGACCGCGCAGGCCCGCCGGGCGGCGGGCCTCGCGGGTGCCGCCGAACTCGTGGCCGCCCTGGAGGGGCGGCCACGGTTCGCCGTCAACTAG
- a CDS encoding APC family permease, which yields MSSMDMPAEVPRARATAREKAVGRTATPLISWVTLAMMTTASVASLRAAPTMAVYGLACVFLYLIPAIVFLLPTALVSAELASGWNGGVYRWVSEGLSKPLGFLAVWCQFAMTIFYYPSLLAFVASTIAYVIDPALASSGLYTAIVIMVLYWTGVWVSSRGTKALAGLSSWGLVIGTLVPGTVLVVLGMVFLGQGNASAAPMTASHLMPQWAGLASLVLIVNNFLSYSGMEMNAVHVSSLKDPGREYPKSMFLAMGLVLLIFILPALAISWVVPSDQLSLTAGVMQAFEAFFGHFHVGWLTPIAAVMLVAAALGGMLTWLAGPSKGLLEISRSEGYLPPYLQKLNKNGIQQNILVTQGIVTTVIALMYALIPNVSNVYWIFSTITTQVYLIVYLLMFAAAVRLRKTQPDHPRGYRAPALGLLCGVGLAASLAALAIGFVPPSQFGGGSVLAYVGIITAGLVILGLLIPWAFLKLRKPGWRTHTADAPADGRGGAA from the coding sequence GTGAGTTCCATGGACATGCCGGCGGAGGTACCGCGGGCACGGGCCACGGCCCGGGAGAAGGCGGTGGGCCGCACGGCCACACCGCTGATCAGCTGGGTGACCCTGGCGATGATGACGACGGCCTCGGTGGCCAGCCTCAGGGCCGCGCCGACCATGGCCGTCTACGGCCTGGCGTGCGTGTTCCTGTACCTGATCCCGGCGATCGTGTTTTTGCTGCCGACCGCGCTGGTCTCCGCCGAGCTGGCGTCGGGGTGGAACGGCGGCGTCTACCGGTGGGTGAGCGAGGGCCTGTCGAAGCCGCTCGGGTTCCTGGCGGTGTGGTGCCAGTTCGCGATGACGATCTTCTACTACCCGAGCCTGCTGGCCTTCGTGGCCAGCACCATCGCGTACGTCATCGATCCCGCCCTGGCCTCCAGCGGCCTCTACACGGCCATCGTGATCATGGTGCTCTACTGGACCGGCGTATGGGTCTCCTCCCGCGGCACCAAGGCCCTGGCCGGCCTGTCCTCCTGGGGGCTCGTCATCGGCACGCTGGTGCCCGGCACGGTCCTGGTCGTCCTCGGCATGGTGTTCCTCGGCCAGGGCAACGCCTCGGCCGCCCCGATGACGGCCAGTCACCTGATGCCGCAGTGGGCCGGCCTCGCCAGCCTCGTACTGATCGTGAACAACTTCCTGTCCTACTCGGGCATGGAGATGAACGCCGTCCACGTGTCCTCGCTCAAGGACCCCGGCCGTGAGTACCCGAAGTCGATGTTCCTCGCGATGGGCCTGGTCCTGCTCATCTTCATCCTGCCGGCACTGGCCATCAGCTGGGTCGTCCCGTCCGACCAGTTGAGCCTGACCGCGGGTGTCATGCAGGCCTTCGAGGCCTTCTTCGGCCACTTCCACGTCGGCTGGCTGACCCCGATCGCCGCGGTCATGCTGGTGGCCGCCGCGCTCGGCGGCATGCTCACCTGGCTCGCCGGGCCCTCCAAGGGACTGCTGGAGATCTCCCGCAGCGAGGGCTATCTGCCCCCGTACCTGCAGAAGTTGAACAAGAACGGCATCCAGCAGAACATCCTGGTCACCCAGGGCATCGTCACCACGGTCATCGCCCTGATGTACGCGCTGATCCCGAACGTCTCCAATGTCTACTGGATCTTCTCGACCATCACCACGCAGGTGTACCTGATCGTCTATCTGCTGATGTTCGCCGCCGCGGTCCGGCTGCGGAAGACACAGCCCGACCACCCCCGCGGCTACCGGGCCCCGGCCCTCGGCCTGCTGTGCGGAGTCGGCCTGGCGGCCTCTCTGGCCGCCCTCGCGATCGGGTTCGTGCCGCCCTCCCAGTTCGGCGGCGGCAGTGTCCTGGCCTACGTCGGCATCATCACCGCCGGCCTGGTGATCCTCGGCCTGCTCATCCCGTGGGCCTTCCTGAAACTGCGCAAACCCGGCTGGCGGACCCACACCGCCGACGCCCCGGCGGACGGTCGGGGAGGTGCCGCATGA